One window from the genome of Sulfodiicoccus acidiphilus encodes:
- a CDS encoding aldehyde ferredoxin oxidoreductase family protein — MDLKGGYNGKLVVVNLESRKSVIEELNPNYAHDFLGGRGYGVKLLWDNWSSTSNFFGAFVGPLTGTGVPLANRLTFVFHSPLTNTVAFANTGGYAGTALKRTGFDGLVLVGESESPVYVLVKRNCATVEDAKSLWGRNVSEVTAALRAKHGDARVLAIGPAGEAQVKFANVLNDAGRTSGVRHGAGCVLGKMKVKAVAIVGDYTQTLPIADKLAFREVLTRLNGKLRSSPLLNRDTGTFAVYGTPLAVEPLAINRALPTRNYTSTELEGWQNLTGKKMKDTILVGRLTCTACSVQCRRETATHSKYEFRVEGPDYAQVSALGSNCQVIDLEAVAYMNYLCYELGLDPIEVGNLLAILAEATEKGIVPKESGLKWGDEERMIQIIRELGEGKGDLREGAEKLTEKLGDPSLTTAVCGITIQNTDPRAEPAWGLLNATDNTGASCHIWVYPDLIYSFRSVEGVRTILPEDRGDLENIARAVKFKQDLVAALDSLQVCAFSYMAFDLEDYVQALKAVAGVEIESKDLLKVGERIFNLERLYDLRAGGKRDYLPEKFRNPLPDGRICHLDEMISKYYAERVWNGGIPEEEKLKDLGLSS; from the coding sequence GTGGACCTTAAGGGTGGATATAACGGGAAGCTCGTTGTTGTAAACTTGGAATCCAGAAAAAGCGTGATCGAGGAGCTTAACCCCAACTACGCTCACGACTTCCTCGGTGGGAGGGGATACGGTGTCAAGCTACTTTGGGATAACTGGTCGTCTACATCTAACTTCTTCGGCGCCTTTGTGGGGCCTTTGACAGGCACTGGGGTTCCTTTAGCCAACAGGCTCACTTTCGTGTTTCACTCTCCCCTGACTAACACTGTGGCCTTCGCCAACACTGGAGGCTATGCAGGTACCGCGCTTAAGCGCACAGGCTTCGATGGACTAGTTCTCGTTGGAGAGTCGGAGTCTCCAGTTTACGTTCTCGTGAAGAGGAACTGCGCGACTGTGGAGGACGCTAAGTCCCTTTGGGGGAGAAACGTGAGCGAGGTCACAGCTGCCCTTAGGGCGAAACACGGTGACGCGAGGGTATTGGCAATAGGACCGGCCGGGGAGGCACAAGTCAAGTTCGCCAACGTCCTCAACGACGCCGGTAGGACGAGTGGAGTGAGACATGGAGCTGGCTGTGTCCTGGGTAAGATGAAGGTGAAGGCCGTCGCCATCGTCGGCGACTACACTCAAACCCTACCCATAGCTGACAAGTTGGCGTTCAGAGAAGTTCTTACCAGGCTCAACGGCAAACTTAGGTCCTCTCCACTCCTCAATAGGGACACTGGAACCTTCGCAGTTTACGGAACTCCACTCGCGGTGGAACCGTTGGCCATCAATCGAGCGCTTCCCACCAGGAACTACACGTCTACTGAGCTGGAGGGCTGGCAGAACCTCACTGGGAAGAAAATGAAGGATACCATCCTGGTCGGTAGGTTGACCTGCACCGCGTGCTCGGTTCAGTGCAGGAGAGAGACGGCTACTCACTCGAAGTACGAGTTCAGAGTGGAAGGACCTGACTACGCTCAGGTGAGCGCCTTGGGTTCCAACTGTCAGGTGATTGACTTGGAGGCCGTAGCTTACATGAACTACCTTTGTTACGAGCTCGGGCTTGATCCCATTGAAGTAGGTAACCTACTGGCTATTTTAGCCGAAGCCACGGAGAAAGGTATAGTCCCAAAAGAGAGTGGACTCAAGTGGGGAGACGAGGAACGCATGATTCAAATCATTAGGGAACTCGGGGAGGGGAAAGGCGACTTAAGGGAAGGCGCGGAGAAGTTGACGGAGAAGTTGGGGGATCCATCCCTCACCACAGCAGTGTGCGGTATTACGATACAGAACACAGATCCTAGGGCCGAACCCGCGTGGGGACTCCTCAATGCTACCGACAACACCGGCGCCTCTTGCCACATCTGGGTTTACCCAGACCTCATATACTCTTTCAGGTCCGTAGAAGGCGTGAGAACTATCCTCCCGGAGGACAGGGGAGACCTAGAAAATATAGCTAGGGCAGTGAAGTTCAAGCAGGACCTAGTGGCCGCACTAGACTCGCTACAGGTGTGTGCCTTCTCCTACATGGCCTTCGACTTGGAGGACTACGTCCAAGCACTAAAGGCCGTGGCTGGGGTGGAGATCGAGAGTAAGGACCTCCTCAAAGTTGGAGAAAGGATATTTAACCTAGAGAGGCTCTACGATCTAAGGGCGGGAGGCAAGAGGGACTACTTGCCTGAGAAGTTCCGCAATCCGTTGCCCGACGGGAGAATTTGCCATTTAGATGAAATGATCTCAAAATACTACGCGGAGAGGGTATGGAACGGAGGGATACCAGAAGAGGAGAAGTTGAAGGACCTAGGACTGTCTAGCTAA
- a CDS encoding cyclic nucleotide-binding/CBS domain-containing protein — protein sequence MPIHKRDRSHTLKVRDVMSSPALVTSTDTPLKDVVKLMWDEKVGSVLVVDEEGKLVGIVTERDVVYAASRALIEKGRASSVMAKNVISVGPEEPLMEAVEKMRSHNISHLPVVEGGRPVGVVSMRDLTGVASSLLKVLLSIEET from the coding sequence ATGCCAATTCATAAGAGGGATAGGTCCCACACTTTGAAGGTTCGGGATGTCATGTCCTCACCAGCTTTAGTAACCTCCACTGATACCCCGCTGAAGGACGTGGTGAAGTTGATGTGGGACGAGAAAGTGGGGAGCGTTCTAGTGGTAGACGAGGAGGGTAAATTGGTCGGGATAGTGACGGAGAGGGACGTAGTGTACGCTGCCTCTCGTGCACTGATAGAGAAGGGTAGGGCAAGTTCTGTCATGGCAAAGAACGTGATCAGTGTAGGTCCGGAAGAGCCGTTAATGGAGGCGGTGGAGAAGATGCGTTCACACAATATATCCCACCTTCCAGTTGTTGAGGGGGGCAGACCTGTGGGTGTAGTGTCTATGAGGGATTTAACGGGAGTGGCATCTAGCTTGTTGAAGGTACTCCTCTCCATTGAAGAGACTTAG
- a CDS encoding aldehyde dehydrogenase family protein yields the protein MREQLLFIDGEWVTPESGRFGEKVNPSTGEVSGRFALATRKEADEAIDAAYAAQRKWEALTSVERSKYIYRLIQEIEKDRASLESLLIEEVGKPRKEAAQEVEGVIDQLQYYAEFARKITGDVVEGTKRERLILQLKVPYGVVLAITPWNFPAAMVARKVGPALVGGNTVVLKPSSDTPFTAGWLVEKARRAGFPAGVVNLATGKGSEIGDYLTSHKKVSLITLTGETGTGVQVMKSASSIMAKLILELGGKAPFIVWKDADLELAAKVLMWAKYWNAGQSCIAAERLYIHQDVYDRFLQLFLEKTRRLRLGPNGDMGPLINGQQLSKVNKFVEDTVTEGGKVLYGGRKPDSPGNGFFYMPTIISNVDQGMRIFREEVFGPVIGAMKVPDDFDQVIDLANDSDYGLASYLFTRDSALVLKAAQEIKFGELYTNMPGPEASQGYHTGFRMSGQAGENSRYGVEEYVKVKNVYLDYSKDPTSGEVIPPYS from the coding sequence GTGAGAGAACAACTTCTTTTCATAGACGGAGAGTGGGTAACACCTGAGTCGGGAAGGTTCGGCGAAAAGGTCAATCCAAGTACAGGTGAAGTGTCGGGAAGGTTCGCGCTAGCGACTCGAAAGGAAGCAGACGAAGCGATAGACGCAGCTTACGCTGCCCAGAGGAAGTGGGAGGCCCTCACATCGGTAGAACGAAGTAAGTACATCTATAGGCTAATCCAGGAGATAGAGAAGGACAGGGCTTCGCTAGAGTCTCTTCTCATAGAAGAGGTAGGTAAGCCTAGGAAGGAAGCGGCCCAGGAGGTGGAAGGAGTTATAGACCAATTGCAGTATTACGCCGAGTTCGCAAGGAAGATAACTGGTGACGTCGTTGAAGGTACGAAGAGAGAGAGGCTCATCCTGCAACTGAAGGTCCCTTACGGAGTGGTGTTGGCGATAACCCCCTGGAACTTTCCGGCAGCAATGGTGGCCAGGAAAGTGGGCCCTGCACTCGTGGGTGGAAACACAGTAGTGCTGAAGCCCAGTTCCGACACGCCCTTCACGGCTGGGTGGCTCGTTGAGAAGGCCAGGAGGGCTGGCTTTCCAGCGGGAGTGGTTAACCTTGCCACAGGTAAGGGAAGCGAGATAGGAGACTACCTCACTTCCCATAAGAAGGTCTCCCTAATAACACTTACCGGTGAGACCGGTACAGGAGTCCAAGTTATGAAGTCCGCGTCGTCGATAATGGCCAAGCTGATCTTGGAGCTCGGTGGTAAGGCCCCTTTCATAGTATGGAAGGACGCCGACCTCGAGCTAGCGGCTAAGGTGTTGATGTGGGCAAAGTATTGGAACGCGGGACAGTCCTGCATTGCCGCGGAGAGGCTCTACATCCACCAAGACGTATACGATCGCTTCCTTCAACTCTTCCTCGAGAAAACTAGGAGGCTTAGGCTGGGACCCAACGGGGACATGGGACCTCTGATAAACGGACAGCAACTCTCTAAGGTCAACAAGTTCGTCGAGGACACGGTAACGGAAGGGGGAAAGGTCCTTTACGGCGGTAGGAAGCCAGACTCTCCAGGAAACGGATTCTTCTACATGCCCACCATAATCTCTAACGTCGATCAGGGGATGAGAATTTTCAGGGAGGAGGTGTTCGGGCCTGTAATAGGGGCCATGAAGGTTCCAGACGACTTCGATCAAGTCATAGATCTAGCCAACGATTCCGACTACGGCCTCGCGTCTTATCTCTTCACCAGGGATTCGGCCTTAGTACTGAAGGCAGCACAGGAAATCAAATTTGGCGAACTCTACACCAACATGCCTGGTCCAGAGGCCTCGCAGGGTTACCACACTGGATTCAGAATGTCTGGACAGGCGGGGGAGAATTCTAGGTATGGAGTGGAGGAGTACGTAAAGGTCAAGAACGTTTACTTAGACTACAGTAAGGACCCCACATCGGGAGAGGTGATCCCCCCTTACTCCTAG